A stretch of Malus sylvestris chromosome 11, drMalSylv7.2, whole genome shotgun sequence DNA encodes these proteins:
- the LOC126590966 gene encoding uncharacterized protein LOC126590966: METLLVVAQHKNQYYGQGKPHGPGQVGPSPSKDFRGINCRTFQSGSGILPTPSKACSTPVSKQGACSGSPPRITTTSPNKIHTPSPVSQSDSRTLSRSTPIAINVNNSKKGKHFNGSFSFSELWAGPAYSNSPPPSSLPIPKFSIRPKRTVSLELPKSPADIEMHHPIAKSTPASPTREYSGSSARDLFHNADSATKTLRRILNLDVDDE; the protein is encoded by the coding sequence ATGGAGACTCTTCTGGTTGTGGCGCAGCATAAGAACCAGTACTATGGCCAGGGGAAGCCACACGGGCCGGGCCAAGTCGGCCCGTCGCCGTCCAAGGACTTCCGAGGGATCAATTGCCGGACTTTCCAATCCGGGTCAGGTATACTCCCAACCCCATCCAAGGCTTGCTCTACTCCTGTATCCAAACAGGGAGCATGCTCTGGTTCTCCTCCTAGGATAACTACAACTAGTCCAAACAAGATACATACACCTAGTCCAGTTTCACAGTCTGATAGCAGAACATTGAGTAGAAGCACCCCAATTGCTATCAATGTCAACAACTCGAAGAAAGGCAAGCACTTCAATGGAAGTTTTTCATTTTCTGAGCTCTGGGCCGGCCCGGCTTACTCGAACTCTCCCCCACCGAGTTCATTGCCAATCCCCAAGTTTTCAATCCGACCCAAGAGAACCGTGTCGCTCGAATTGCCCAAGTCGCCCGCTGATATCGAAATGCACCACCCAATTGCCAAGTCTACACCCGCATCCCCAACTAGGGAGTATTCTGGGTCTTCTGCTAGAGATCTCTTTCACAATGCTGATTCCGCGACCAAGACTCTGCGTCGCATTCTGAATCTTGATGTAGACGATGAATGA